The following coding sequences lie in one Eubacterium ventriosum genomic window:
- a CDS encoding NADH peroxidase yields the protein MAKFVCSVCGYVHEGDSAPEKCPVCGVPAEKFTKVEEGEKTWAAEHVVGVAQGASEDIIADLRANFEGECSEVGMYLAMARVAHREGYPEIGLYWEKAAYEEAEHAAKFAELLGEVVTNSTKKNLEMRVEAENGATAGKFDLAKRAKAANLDAIHDTVHEMARDEARHGKAFEGLLKRYFG from the coding sequence ATGGCAAAATTTGTATGTTCAGTATGTGGTTATGTTCATGAAGGAGATTCAGCACCAGAAAAGTGCCCAGTTTGTGGTGTTCCAGCAGAAAAATTCACAAAGGTAGAAGAAGGCGAAAAGACATGGGCTGCAGAACATGTAGTTGGTGTAGCACAGGGTGCTAGCGAAGACATTATTGCAGACTTAAGAGCAAACTTTGAAGGAGAATGTTCAGAAGTAGGTATGTATCTTGCAATGGCAAGAGTTGCTCATAGAGAAGGATATCCTGAAATCGGATTATACTGGGAAAAAGCAGCTTACGAAGAAGCTGAACACGCTGCAAAATTTGCAGAATTACTTGGTGAAGTTGTAACAAACAGCACAAAGAAAAACTTAGAAATGAGAGTTGAAGCAGAAAACGGCGCTACAGCAGGAAAATTCGACCTTGCAAAGAGAGCAAAAGCTGCAAACCTTGATGCAATCCATGACACAGTACATGAAATGGCAAGAGACGAAGCAAGACACGGCAAAGCATTTGAAGGATTATTGAAAAGATACTTTGGTTAA
- a CDS encoding zinc ribbon domain-containing protein translates to MALIKCPECNAMVSSSAESCPKCGYPMPTLKRIKEEYNNMKMLDYDYEFEYAYVDWSIGEKKAKLIMNYNNIKFPKDELNVNNLESLQAWSAAFDKIELSHCKEISDTPELDYAYFMGENARWHRYKYYNENEEKLDNWFDKNMGMYCEQRNKDYEYDYSIDVYSVFQYYVILSALNESEKPLGEYGIMTSNANREDNIIYNDCGAIDVALKELCSHNIIKGYPDYTSNKWFEFDKKINFDDTTVKEYIELWKKECRAKQRIYDINSEFAEAYDKTFQYTISDTEKRLVQYEEECYEKKYGNQEVIKMMEDIQQKTEILHQKLKVPNQVEGAKCPVCGKETVRKITTKQKATSIGLFGIFGSNFGKTMTCTSCGYKW, encoded by the coding sequence ATGGCTTTAATAAAATGTCCAGAATGTAATGCGATGGTTTCTAGTAGTGCGGAAAGTTGCCCTAAGTGTGGGTATCCTATGCCGACTTTAAAACGGATAAAAGAAGAATATAATAATATGAAAATGCTAGATTATGATTATGAGTTCGAATATGCGTATGTTGATTGGAGTATAGGTGAGAAGAAAGCAAAATTAATAATGAATTATAATAATATTAAATTTCCTAAAGATGAACTGAATGTTAACAATTTAGAGTCGCTCCAAGCTTGGAGCGCTGCATTCGACAAGATAGAGTTATCACATTGTAAAGAAATTTCGGATACACCAGAACTTGATTATGCGTATTTTATGGGAGAGAACGCACGTTGGCATAGATATAAATATTATAACGAAAATGAGGAAAAATTGGATAATTGGTTTGATAAGAATATGGGGATGTATTGTGAGCAAAGAAATAAAGATTATGAGTATGATTATAGTATAGATGTATATAGTGTATTCCAATATTATGTTATACTTTCAGCATTAAATGAATCAGAAAAACCACTAGGAGAGTATGGAATTATGACTTCAAATGCAAATAGGGAAGATAATATAATATATAATGACTGTGGAGCAATAGATGTTGCTTTAAAGGAATTGTGTTCTCATAATATTATCAAGGGATATCCAGACTATACAAGTAATAAATGGTTTGAATTTGATAAAAAAATTAATTTTGATGATACTACTGTAAAGGAGTATATAGAATTATGGAAAAAAGAATGTAGAGCGAAACAACGTATTTATGATATTAATAGTGAGTTTGCAGAGGCTTATGACAAAACTTTTCAGTATACTATTAGTGATACTGAAAAAAGATTAGTTCAATATGAAGAAGAATGCTATGAAAAGAAGTATGGAAATCAAGAAGTAATCAAAATGATGGAGGATATACAGCAGAAAACTGAAATTTTACATCAAAAATTGAAAGTACCAAATCAGGTAGAGGGAGCAAAATGTCCTGTTTGTGGTAAAGAAACTGTAAGGAAAATTACAACAAAACAAAAGGCAACATCAATAGGGTTGTTTGGAATTTTTGGTAGTAATTTTGGGAAAACAATGACATGTACTTCATGTGGATATAAGTGGTAA
- a CDS encoding helix-turn-helix domain-containing protein, with translation MEVVILKPEYKHLYEKFGLNVVYYRKREKLTQLQLAELVDIDRSHISAIELGKVGVSFDVIFKLCDVLKITPKELFDFR, from the coding sequence ATGGAGGTGGTTATATTGAAACCTGAATACAAACATTTATACGAAAAATTTGGCTTAAACGTTGTGTATTATAGAAAGAGAGAAAAACTTACTCAACTTCAATTAGCCGAACTTGTTGATATTGACAGAAGTCATATAAGTGCCATTGAACTAGGAAAAGTTGGAGTGTCTTTTGATGTTATCTTCAAACTTTGTGATGTACTAAAAATAACGCCAAAGGAATTATTTGATTTTAGATAA
- a CDS encoding tyrosine-type recombinase/integrase has product MKEPQKEITRKTVKEVFEEYCEYGRSGKAYTTIKKQDSLWKNHIKDRFGSRYVDDISVAEINDYLAELYYEDNRAYSYTQSFLKMFYLIFGQAYSRDYLSIDKYNKLCSNKDTKIHMPKLKIDEETNIVFFSKEEMQQLDNYFKGTNVETAYLLGKYCGLRINECFGLKWDKIDLKNGTITIDRQMQYQNGMIKLVPLKTRNAKRKIYMCSKLKEYFTNLMQQQEKYKTELAELRQQKQTLIKDIQGNTISSLELVNSMPIGRMQTVNAMKYHTRTLKEKYHIDFKYHYLRHTYGTTLATLNTPEHLLCNQMGHSSSSVTHKYYIGISKQGIDELLKNLERV; this is encoded by the coding sequence GTGAAAGAGCCACAAAAGGAAATAACAAGAAAAACAGTCAAAGAAGTCTTTGAAGAATACTGCGAATATGGCAGGAGCGGGAAAGCCTATACAACCATAAAAAAGCAGGATAGTTTATGGAAGAATCATATCAAAGACAGATTCGGCAGCAGATATGTTGATGATATATCTGTTGCCGAAATAAATGATTATTTGGCAGAACTTTATTATGAAGATAATAGGGCATATTCTTATACACAATCATTTCTAAAAATGTTCTATTTGATTTTCGGACAAGCATATTCAAGAGATTATTTAAGCATAGATAAATATAATAAACTTTGTTCCAATAAAGATACAAAAATACATATGCCAAAGCTAAAGATTGATGAAGAAACTAACATTGTATTTTTTAGTAAAGAGGAAATGCAGCAGTTAGATAATTATTTTAAAGGAACGAATGTAGAAACCGCATATTTGTTAGGTAAGTATTGCGGATTGAGAATCAATGAGTGTTTTGGTTTAAAGTGGGATAAGATAGATTTAAAAAATGGTACTATTACGATTGACAGACAAATGCAGTATCAGAATGGAATGATAAAATTAGTGCCACTCAAAACAAGAAATGCCAAAAGAAAAATATATATGTGTAGTAAACTGAAAGAATATTTTACTAATCTAATGCAGCAGCAGGAAAAGTATAAGACAGAATTGGCAGAATTAAGACAACAAAAGCAAACACTCATAAAAGATATTCAAGGGAATACAATTTCTTCTCTTGAACTAGTAAATTCCATGCCAATCGGAAGAATGCAAACAGTAAATGCAATGAAGTATCATACAAGGACTTTGAAAGAAAAATATCATATTGATTTCAAGTATCACTATTTAAGACATACTTATGGTACTACTCTTGCTACTTTAAATACTCCCGAACATTTGCTTTGCAATCAAATGGGGCATAGTAGCAGTTCAGTAACACATAAGTATTATATAGGTATTTCAAAGCAGGGAATTGATGAACTCTTGAAGAATTTGGAAAGGGTGTAA
- a CDS encoding IS3 family transposase (programmed frameshift), whose amino-acid sequence MAKYSYEFKKQVIEAYLSGEGGYKYLAKRYGVPAWSNIKKWVRNYETHGDKGLMRSRKQDKYSFEKKLSVVELYLASELSYQELALREGIYNPSQICKWVKDFRIAGPDALRPHKKGRRKTLGTSNKKLNIEQDTTTVPVDTSTEHVKELEDEILKLRIENAYFKRTEEAAFRGGSSSEKTARIVHSLRGEFKLKDILAVVGFPKATYMYWQKRFDRENPDIELEEKIHEIHKCNKDYGYRRMCGELRNQGHIVNKKKVQRIMQKYNLQVMSFTRKSRKYSSYKGRIGTVAPNRIKRRFNTHIPHQKITTDTTEFKYYEVDSKGKMTMHKLYLDPFMDMFNGEIISYGIDKRPSAANVMNALNEAIEVTSDCPFRRTFHSDQGWAYQMKAYSHRLREEKIFQSMSRKGNCLDNSVMENFFGLLKQEIYHGTVYYSYEELKTEIEKYIRYYNEKRIKEKLGWLSPVQYRLSLLVA is encoded by the exons ATGGCAAAATACAGTTATGAATTCAAAAAGCAGGTTATTGAAGCATATCTTAGCGGTGAAGGTGGCTATAAATACTTAGCCAAACGATATGGTGTACCTGCCTGGTCAAACATTAAGAAATGGGTTCGGAATTATGAAACTCATGGTGACAAAGGACTTATGCGTTCGCGAAAACAAGATAAATACTCTTTTGAAAAGAAGCTTTCTGTTGTAGAATTATATTTAGCAAGTGAACTCTCATATCAGGAGCTGGCTCTTCGTGAAGGAATATATAATCCCTCTCAAATCTGTAAGTGGGTAAAGGATTTCCGGATCGCCGGTCCTGATGCATTGAGACCACATAAGAAAGGTCGCAGGAAAACATTGGGTACATCAAACAAAAAGTTAAATATTGAACAAGATACAACTACAGTTCCGGTTGATACCAGTACTGAACATGTAAAAGAACTTGAAGATGAAATTCTTAAGCTTAGAATAGAGAATGCATATT TTAAAAGAACTGAGGAGGCTGCGTTTAGAGGAGGAAGCTCTTCTGAAAAAACAGCGAGAATCGTCCACAGCCTCCGGGGAGAATTCAAATTAAAAGACATTCTCGCAGTTGTTGGTTTTCCAAAGGCAACATATATGTATTGGCAAAAAAGATTTGATAGAGAAAATCCAGATATAGAATTAGAAGAAAAGATTCATGAAATACATAAATGTAACAAAGATTATGGCTACCGTCGCATGTGTGGTGAACTCCGCAATCAAGGCCATATCGTGAACAAGAAGAAGGTTCAACGCATCATGCAGAAATATAATCTTCAGGTGATGTCATTTACGAGGAAGAGTCGTAAATATAGTTCTTACAAGGGTAGAATTGGAACGGTTGCTCCTAATAGAATCAAAAGAAGATTTAATACACACATACCTCATCAGAAGATTACAACTGATACAACAGAGTTTAAATACTATGAAGTAGATTCTAAAGGTAAAATGACAATGCATAAGCTATATTTAGATCCATTCATGGATATGTTCAATGGTGAAATAATAAGTTATGGAATAGATAAACGTCCTTCAGCAGCAAATGTGATGAATGCACTAAATGAAGCCATTGAGGTAACTTCTGACTGCCCATTTCGAAGGACCTTTCACTCAGATCAAGGATGGGCATATCAGATGAAAGCTTATTCACATAGACTTAGAGAAGAGAAAATATTTCAAAGCATGTCACGAAAAGGTAATTGCCTTGATAATTCAGTCATGGAAAATTTCTTTGGTCTGCTTAAACAAGAAATATACCATGGAACTGTTTATTACAGTTATGAAGAATTGAAAACTGAAATTGAAAAATATATAAGATATTACAATGAAAAAAGAATTAAAGAAAAACTAGGATGGTTGAGTCCTGTCCAATACAGACTCAGCCTCTTGGTTGCATAA
- a CDS encoding DUF262 domain-containing protein, with the protein MDEKVEALSNLIDKIVKKEILLPDFQRKFIWKEEEKQGRLIASVLAKMPIGSILLLDSDAKDYAYKMLGCRERKTYKELEMDGKILALLDGQQRVTVLTNAFSNVIFDMAKKSSNLINRTGLQRRFFLRIPKYERMEGEVEDFFQVRKLQFPLEDAEKEEPKFLSDDIYEAIKIISFNANSDECYNPFKEKESTKSDLINYCTSGKEYLIPLFWLTGKNTMGLSTVLKRISENICLDIIEEYDSIENEKKSIFEKNIISDKVSEVMPNESFKEKLDAQASEWENNIRSYLVSCLNNIQLHQIIVDNSKRARAINIYENLNEGGVSLGTFELVMARFASESDENYYDKIEKYMKKKRKYPEAIYNEQLKNNENVRAKLTSEKYIATIDMGCIENKNGEPVNTYIDAYLNVMSLYSYAGLFNPDDIKSELIKKNKILAIKPCDLKNKCEDVCDALDLALLFFKMRCGVRSIKDINYKLMLVVVSYILSNKSYREDSRTYDYLEAWYWISIFSGYYNSDQTERTITSIKKLINTIETKNAEWLAELKEKMFKVDYYSEKKFLLLEMNSAGITPKSFFRDVVCQYYLSMTYKGLIDKEKELNPFIDESLHKHHVIPLASLKSDSEESKKSGVDLRKDDSYFLNSPFNFIYITDEENRDILNDKLSDYVKRIDDDATKSILGLNGKICVDNEQECREVLKDRSNHFIGRVNERLAKLL; encoded by the coding sequence ATGGATGAAAAAGTAGAAGCTTTAAGTAACCTAATTGACAAAATAGTTAAAAAGGAAATTTTATTGCCTGATTTTCAAAGGAAATTTATTTGGAAGGAGGAAGAAAAACAGGGGAGATTGATAGCATCTGTATTGGCAAAAATGCCAATAGGAAGTATTTTGCTTTTGGATAGTGATGCGAAAGATTATGCATATAAAATGCTAGGTTGTAGAGAAAGAAAAACGTATAAAGAACTTGAAATGGACGGAAAAATTTTAGCATTACTTGATGGACAGCAGAGAGTCACAGTTTTAACAAATGCATTTTCTAATGTTATTTTTGATATGGCAAAGAAGTCAAGCAACCTTATAAATAGAACAGGATTACAAAGAAGATTTTTTCTACGAATACCTAAATATGAAAGAATGGAAGGTGAGGTTGAAGATTTTTTTCAGGTTAGAAAGTTGCAATTTCCTTTAGAAGATGCAGAAAAAGAAGAACCTAAATTTCTGTCAGATGATATATATGAGGCAATAAAAATAATATCATTTAATGCTAATAGTGATGAATGCTATAACCCATTTAAGGAAAAGGAATCAACAAAATCAGATTTAATTAATTATTGTACATCAGGAAAAGAGTATTTAATACCTTTATTTTGGTTAACAGGGAAGAATACTATGGGATTATCAACTGTTTTAAAACGAATATCAGAAAATATATGTTTGGATATAATTGAAGAGTACGATTCAATTGAAAATGAAAAAAAGAGCATATTTGAGAAGAATATAATATCTGATAAAGTATCGGAAGTTATGCCAAATGAAAGTTTTAAGGAAAAATTAGATGCACAGGCAAGTGAATGGGAAAATAATATAAGATCATATCTTGTATCCTGTTTAAATAATATACAACTACATCAGATAATTGTCGATAATAGCAAACGAGCCAGAGCAATTAATATATATGAAAACTTAAATGAAGGAGGAGTCTCTCTAGGAACATTTGAATTAGTAATGGCAAGATTTGCAAGTGAAAGTGATGAAAATTATTATGATAAAATAGAAAAATATATGAAAAAGAAAAGAAAGTATCCGGAGGCTATTTATAATGAACAATTAAAAAACAATGAAAATGTTAGAGCAAAGTTAACATCAGAAAAATATATAGCCACGATAGATATGGGATGTATCGAAAATAAAAATGGAGAACCTGTTAATACATATATTGACGCATATTTAAATGTTATGTCTCTTTATTCATATGCCGGATTATTTAATCCGGATGATATTAAAAGTGAATTGATTAAAAAGAACAAAATATTAGCAATAAAACCTTGTGACTTAAAAAATAAATGCGAAGATGTATGTGATGCTTTGGATTTAGCACTTTTATTTTTCAAGATGAGATGTGGTGTTAGAAGTATTAAAGATATAAATTATAAGTTAATGTTAGTAGTTGTTTCATATATTTTATCGAACAAAAGTTACAGAGAAGATAGTAGAACGTATGACTATTTAGAAGCATGGTATTGGATAAGTATATTTTCAGGTTATTATAATTCGGATCAAACAGAAAGAACTATTACCAGTATTAAAAAGCTTATTAATACAATTGAAACCAAAAATGCAGAGTGGTTAGCAGAGTTAAAGGAAAAAATGTTTAAAGTGGATTATTATTCAGAAAAGAAATTTTTGTTATTAGAGATGAATAGTGCAGGAATAACACCTAAATCATTTTTTAGGGATGTTGTATGTCAGTATTATTTATCAATGACATACAAAGGTCTTATAGATAAGGAAAAAGAATTAAATCCGTTTATAGATGAAAGTTTACACAAACATCATGTTATACCTTTAGCATCACTAAAATCAGATTCTGAAGAAAGCAAGAAATCAGGAGTTGATTTGAGAAAGGATGATAGTTATTTTCTAAATTCTCCATTTAATTTCATTTACATAACAGATGAAGAAAATAGAGATATTTTAAATGACAAATTAAGTGATTATGTAAAGAGAATAGATGATGATGCAACAAAATCAATACTTGGTTTAAATGGTAAAATATGTGTAGATAATGAACAGGAGTGCAGGGAAGTATTAAAAGACAGAAGTAATCATTTTATAGGTAGAGTAAATGAACGCTTGGCTAAATTGTTGTAA
- a CDS encoding aminotransferase class V-fold PLP-dependent enzyme, with the protein MDKENNSKTIYLDNAATTFPKPESVYTEMDYVNRNLAVNTGRGSYSLARKATEIIDRTREKALKLIKGKDVADIVLTPSATIAMNVIIGGLDWSGADICYVSPFEHNAVMRPLHLISEKYGFDLIELPLKSETLEIDFEKMEYMFSMNPPTKVFATHISNVTGYILPVKEITEMAKKYNSQVIIDASQSLGLLDINMNNLMADFIAFAGHKNLYGPFGTSGFFVRKGTKINPFIAGGTGSDSLNLNMPKTIPAMLEPASPNIVAVAGMEAALDETIGRISDFEAKEKELTEYLVKGLEKIENVTTYLPLEDSHIGIVAFNIEGYKAEDVGTILDQDYHIAVRTGYHCAPLIHKHLMDIEKGGVVRASVGRYTTRNEIEKLLEAVEELSEEM; encoded by the coding sequence ATGGATAAGGAGAATAATAGTAAAACTATATATTTAGATAATGCAGCAACAACTTTTCCAAAGCCGGAGTCTGTTTATACGGAGATGGATTATGTAAACAGAAATCTTGCAGTTAATACGGGAAGAGGCTCTTATAGTCTGGCAAGAAAAGCAACGGAAATAATAGACCGGACAAGAGAGAAAGCCTTGAAACTTATAAAAGGAAAAGATGTTGCAGACATTGTGCTTACGCCATCAGCCACAATTGCAATGAATGTAATAATTGGTGGTTTGGATTGGAGTGGTGCAGATATTTGCTATGTTTCTCCTTTTGAACATAATGCAGTAATGCGACCATTACATTTGATTAGTGAAAAATATGGTTTTGATTTAATAGAACTCCCATTAAAGAGCGAAACATTAGAAATAGATTTTGAAAAAATGGAATATATGTTTTCCATGAATCCTCCTACGAAAGTTTTTGCAACTCATATAAGCAACGTAACCGGGTATATTTTGCCGGTTAAAGAGATAACTGAAATGGCAAAAAAATATAACAGTCAGGTTATTATTGATGCCTCTCAGTCATTGGGATTATTAGACATTAACATGAACAACCTAATGGCAGATTTTATAGCTTTTGCAGGACATAAGAATCTATATGGACCATTTGGCACCAGTGGATTTTTCGTAAGAAAAGGAACAAAGATTAATCCATTTATTGCCGGAGGAACGGGAAGTGATTCACTTAACCTAAATATGCCAAAAACAATACCTGCAATGCTGGAACCGGCAAGTCCTAACATAGTTGCCGTGGCAGGAATGGAGGCAGCATTAGATGAAACAATTGGGCGAATAAGTGACTTTGAGGCAAAAGAAAAAGAATTAACAGAATACCTTGTAAAAGGACTTGAAAAAATAGAAAACGTAACTACATATCTTCCATTGGAAGATTCACATATAGGAATTGTAGCCTTTAACATTGAAGGCTACAAGGCAGAGGATGTGGGAACAATATTAGACCAGGATTACCACATTGCAGTTAGAACAGGATATCATTGCGCACCGCTTATACATAAACATTTGATGGATATAGAAAAGGGAGGCGTGGTAAGAGCCAGTGTTGGAAGGTACACAACAAGGAATGAAATAGAAAAGCTGCTGGAGGCAGTGGAAGAACTAAGTGAGGAAATGTAG